The following coding sequences lie in one Danio rerio strain Tuebingen ecotype United States chromosome 3, GRCz12tu, whole genome shotgun sequence genomic window:
- the grin2ba gene encoding glutamate receptor ionotropic, NMDA 2B isoform X2, whose product MKYHVWPRFELYSGPEAREDDHLSIVTLEEAPFVIVEDVDPLSGTCMRNTVPCRKQLKALNQTQDSAVYIKRCCKGFCIDILKKIAKNVKFTYDLYLVTNGKHGKKINGTWNGMVGEVVLKNAHMAVGSLTINEERSEVIDFSVPFIETGISVMVSRSNGTVSPSAFLEPFSADVWIMMFVMLLLVSAIAVFIFEYFSPVGYNRCLADGREAGGPSFTIGKAIWLLWGLVFNNSVPVQNPRGTTSKIMVSVWAFFAVIFLASYTANLAAFMIQEEYVDQVSGLSDKKFQNPNDFSPPFRFGTVPNGSTERNIRNNYRDMHSYMVKFHQRNVVEALESLKTGKLDAFIYDAAVLNYMAGRDEGCKLVTIGSGKVFASTGYGIAIQKDSGWKRQVDLAILQLFGDGEMEELEALWLTGICHHEKNEVMSSQLDVDNMAGVFYMLGAAMALSLITFIAEHVFYWHMRFCFMGVCSGKPGFTFTISREIYSCIHGVEIEDKSSALNSPSATMNNTHSNILRLLRTAKNMASLSGVNGSPHSALDFIRRESSVYDISEHRRSLAGHSDCKAPYLPDDNMFSDYISEVERTFGNLHLKDSNLYQDHYLHHHGGSALGLAGPLPNRPLSLGSSSSLEGGMFDCESLGGGVAPIFTTQPRSALTHRNMSKFDLLQSQTPPSGPGLKQGLADLYGKFSFKGGASSSGYIAGHDRYCGGADDGNIRSDVSDISTHTVTYGNLEGNAKKRKQYRDSLKKRPASAKSRRELDEIEMGHHRRRQHHHHHHHGHRSASPPSERKRAGVSSTSYLLQDKESLKDFYLDQFRPKEGVPQWEHVDLTDGPGGGGGGNCTSLVSVDEFLKSKPKKLDSRSGSGSGEWECRSCRASSAGSKPTALHGGAILHTGSTAYGGGCGASGGVGSSRPSSATCMRCDACKKSGNLYDISEDSNHLLEQLSSSRGQTPAQRRRAFSGKPLRRQHSYDTFVDLQREELGGIGVPLGFGGPAALPPPRSVSLKERERCMDASSPFAHIFEHPAGPEQDTEQDPLFYGKGSGFGLYRAGESTPHRRSFGDRDPRERGLMEGPAHSLSKSLYPDRTNHNPFIPTFGDDQCLLHGGKSYYVNTPQHSGPAGVMSSLAPRFPAELCMGNHHTSKLSLGPPRPFNGSNGHVYEKLSSIESDV is encoded by the exons ATGAAGTATCACGTGTGGCCGAGGTTTGAGCTGTACTCTGGGCCGGAGGCTCGTGAGGACGATCATCTGTCCATCGTGACGCTGGAGGAGGCGCCGTTTGTCATCGTGGAGGACGTGGACCCGCTGAGCGGAACCTGCATGAGGAACACCGTACCCTGCCGGAAGCAGCTCAAAGCCCT cAATCAGACGCAGGACTCGGCCGTCTACATCAAGCGCTGCTGTAAAGGGTTCTGCATCGACATCCTCAAGAAGATCGCCAAGAACGTCAAGTTCACCTACGACCTCTACCTGGTGACCAACGGCAAACACGGCAAGAAGATCAACGGCACCTGGAACGGCATGGTGGGAGAG gtggTGCTGAAGAACGCTCATATGGCCGTGGGCTCTCTGACTATAAACGAGGAGCGCTCAGAGGTCATCGACTTCTCTGTTCCCTTCATCGAGACCGGCATCAGTGTGATGGTGTCCAGGAGCAACGGCACTGTCTCACCCTCCGCTTTCCTGG AGCCCTTCAGCGCAGACGTGTGGATCATGATGTTTGTGATGCTGCTGCTGGTCTCCGCCATCGCCGTCTTCATCTTCGAGTACTTCAGTCCTGTGGGCTATAACCGCTGTCTGGCAGACGGCAGAG aggCCGGCGGGCCCTCCTTCACCATCGGGAAGGCCATCTGGCTGCTGTGGGGTCTGGTCTTCAATAACTCTGTGCCGGTGCAGAACCCCAGAGGAACCACCAGCAAGATCATGGTCTCCGTCTGGGCCTTCTTCGCTGTGATCTTCCTGGCCAGCTACACCGCTAACCTGGCTGCGTTCATGATCCAGGAGGAGTACGTGGACCAGGTGTCCGGCCTCAGCGACAAGAAG TTTCAGAATCCCAATGATTTCTCTCCTCCGTTTCGCTTCGGGACGGTCCCGAACGGCAGCACCGAGAGGAACATCCGCAATAACTACAGAGACATGCACTCCTACATGGTGAAGTTCCACCAGCGCAACGTGGTCGAAGCCCTGGAGAGCCTGAAGACAGG AAAGCTCGACGCGTTCATCTATGACGCAGCGGTGCTGAACTACATGGCAGGCCGAGATGAGGGCTGCAAACTGGTGACCATCGGCTCCGGGAAGGTGTTCGCCTCCACCGGATACGGCATCGCCATCCAGAAGGACTCGGGCTGGAAGAGACAGGTGGACCTGGCCATCCTGCAGCTATTCGGAGAcg gTGAGATGGAGGAGCTGGAGGCTCTCTGGCTGACGGGGATCTGCCATCATGAGAAGAATGAGGTGATGAGCAGCCAGCTGGACGTGGACAATATGGCGGGTGTGTTCTACATGCTGGGCGCCGCCATGGCCCTGTCCCTCATCACCTTCATCGCGGAGCACGTCTTCTACTGGCACATGCGCTTCTGCTTCATGGGTGTGTGCTCGGGGAAACCAGGCTTCACCTTCACCATCAGCAGG GAGATTTATAGCTGTATTCATGGAGTTGAGATTGAAGACAAGAGTTCTGCGCTGAATTCTCCCTCCGCCACCATGAACAACACACACTCCAACATCCTGCGTCTGCTGCGCACCGCCAAGAACATGGCGTCTCTCTCCGGGGTCAACGGCTCTCCGCACAGTGCACTGGACTTCATCCGCCGTGAGTCTTCAGTGTATGACATTAGTGAGCACCGCCGCAGCCTAGCCGGACACTCGGACTGCAAAGCGCCATACCTGCCTGACGACAACATGTTCAGCGACTACATCAGCGAGGTGGAGCGCACCTTTGGGAACCTGCATTTGAAGGACAGCAACTTATACCAGGACCACTACCTGCACCACCATGGCGGCTCTGCCCTGGGGTTAGCGGGCCCCCTGCCCAACCGGCCCCTTAGCCTGGGCTCCAGCAGCTCTCTGGAGGGTGGCATGTTTGACTGTGAGAGCCTGGGTGGTGGCGTGGCCCCAATATTCACCACGCAGCCGCGCTCTGCCCTGACCCACAGGAACATGAGCAAATTTGACCTGCTGCAGAGCCAGACTCCTCCGTCAGGCCCGGGCCTAAAGCAGGGGCTGGCTGACCTGTACGGGAAGTTCTCCTTTAAAGGTGGAGCGTCCAGTTCAGGGTACATCGCAGGGCATGACCGGTACTGCGGTGGAGCCGATGACGGAAACATCCGCTCGGACGTGTCCGATATTTCCACTCACACAGTCACCTACGGCAATCTAGAGGGCAATGCTAAAAAACGAAAGCAGTACAGAGACAGCCTGAAGAAGAGGCCCGCGTCTGCAAAGTCCCGACGCGAACTTGATGAGATCGAGATGGGTCACCACCGCCGCCGCCAgcaccaccaccatcaccaccacgGCCACCGCTCCGCCTCACCTCCATCCGAGCGCAAACGTGCCGGTGTCAGCTCCACCTCATACCTGCTACAGGACAAGGAGAGCCTCAAGGATTTCTACTTGGACCAGTTCCGGCCCAAAGAAGGTGTCCCACAGTGGGAGCATGTGGATTTGACAGATGGGCCGGGCGGCGGCGGTGGAGGAAACTGCACCAGCCTGGTGTCTGTGGACGAGTTCCTGAAGAGCAAACCTAAgaagctggacagccggagcggCAGCGGAAGTGGTGAGTGGGAGTGCCGGAGCTGTCGAGCCAGCAGTGCGGGCAGCAAACCCACAGCCCTGCACGGGGGCGCCATCCTGCACACGGGCAGCACAGCCTACGGTGGCGGCTGTGGGGCATCAGGAGGGGTGGGCAGCAGCCGGCCTAGCTCTGCCACCTGCATGCGCTGTGACGCCTGCAAGAAGTCAGGAAACCTGTACGACATCAGCGAGGACAGTAATCACCTGCTGGAGCAGCTCAGCAGCAGCCGAGGGCAGACGCCGGCTCAGCGCCGCAGGGCATTCAGTGGGAAACCGCTGCGCCGCCAGCATTCCTATGACACCTTTGTTGACCTGCAGAGGGAAGAGTTAGGCGGGATCGGTGTCCCGCTGGGGTTCGGCGGACCAGCAGCGTTGCCTCCGCCACGCAGCGTCAGCCTCAAAGAGCGGGAGCGCTGCATGGACGCCTCCAGCCCCTTCGCACACATATTCGAGCATCCGGCGGGTCCCGAGCAGGACACAGAGCAGGACCCGCTGTTCTACGGGAAGGGCTCAGGGTTCGGGTTGTACCGAGCGGGAGAGAGCACACCCCACCGCCGCTCCTTCGGGGACAGGGACCCACGAGAGCGGGGACTCATGGAGGGGCCCGCGCACTCCCTATCCAAATCCCTCTACCCCGACCGCACCAACCACAACCCCTTCATCCCCACCTTTGGAGACGACCAGTGTCTGCTGCACGGAGGCAAGTCCTACTACGTGAACACGCCGCAGCACAGCGGCCCCGCAGGAGTCATGTCCAGCCTGGCGCCGCGCTTCCCTGCGGAGCTGTGCATGGGGAACCACCACACCAGCAAGCTCAGCCTCGGGCCCCCGCGGCCCTTCAACGGCAGCAACGGACACGTGTACGAGAAACTGTCCAGCATCGAGTCTGACGTGTGA
- the tcf20 gene encoding transcription factor 20, producing the protein MQNFPNSPVPLHPGFSRGAGVVSSPYQTHPSDLQISPRTSEDYVSLQQAQTSLQSHGQHLHLRAQQQQHLHAPVHGYSSRRAVTEMPQSSAGGNSYRKDSMDYYFSVSGRDRSRRGGAAYGAGFRYTNVDGHQYQHLSGSGSSSGMISPYSMDCGSAVVGSNSSAAGSFSPSQQYSMAHAASVQSSAQMHQRQKYPSHQGLLHQGQHHRTYALSGNRIPAQFGHYATINATSGSSGMYNSPPQRYDVSSSSSTEAKINDSPTQSNPNHHSSSSASNSCEAMGQGYSSSAHPPYSPQSLHKHGPHSQRTPQHSAVAGYDLSLKMQHLHTKLPHSSVSSSPSLPSHTPQDLTKSPMHTQNQQAQIHQNFSPISNPSPAPSAVQSPSCSSSSSPLLGVSEGNSAQLQASSHPAAPNARSSQSHARLLQAVPQLSPTPHSNSSISSCGSGGGNKSAVLNHSAGIGHANMGQNRMGPGLRSGPGEDSSLFPHDKHLPDPGLNSLNALTSQVENLPNTVQHMLLTDTVLPQRKSRDAAPHFQMQQGSHSLPGNQNKSGNSSTAGRILTNEESSEMLETKGHQKLERKRVRQESGTSNESEPQSYLPSQRQMPSDKSQQGLDLQVNTGVISTASKQSSVRESQAKTPETLTPSSTSPPSGHPTAEPSPKLQVYPPAPASPIHSACLNSVADRDLGKDDEKGTKGPQIKMIKDEESDDECADPPCHRTSSENRLLVPLKQAERESCAQSLENPSKNVNVPEQHNVGGVGVIVSARSELNTESSKHTGVKSPRYSVSHYPNKPSSIEEQHDVNVLKETRNQNGEGEMSMEAYVSQYDISPKREFGQSIVSVQSHPVSFKCSNPEVQYTAVKSKDKLGLGSVMGANRGQNYHTLQASYGSIARKEIAGVFAMEGGRGMVSRSQDNSSQFQQVFPSLLQEVLQGHHLDRRYVRAEQTSSAHQHSQDTSQHRFQTRLPYSMIENLSSHSMGSQSVMGGLNVQFSQLAPGKSPNSSQGPDSEIGLGPSHPSWDSEAHKTHGISIEKSKTSLSPSQSSHMQQSLDLSTGAPPKHINLADYSLQHRKPSRYGTSPSAVEQLLLQEAEPLACNVGPVGHVQSQASSSSGRRSVICDVSPSRRTTPERERGSSGPSVIQQPFSSGSNEQDCCKEEIKAKKAQIKEDPSKVEAAGQNTDRYCSTPPSKESNKPLRHPVDSDSDLEKTRSAKGNSDALSNLPYLSQMPTNPLSSPQRLQSFSQAVDGLRAYGFGDATDGQKMISHAGPHQPFHTLSAYSKTTASTNKLQVFPQSLPPQDRPDWTPDRQKLRGMDRHGPQRIPEQKCKSQPSSETLSSPHRISQQHSYPGAQFDLKMWDAYPEKEGAAQSLAAVPREHVGSQPITNSGPKIAKEDISDKGAEDTVKSFHSLAPASTNAGHTVKATQGIQQGQRVTKTGALAETNPLIMRRRVRSFISPIPAKRQHQDVPAQRPGSAYHSPIAQAYPESRIATNSCSGSLDSQAKLPSPKTPHSISSANSPPQSKAKFLPPRKGRGLKLEAIVQKITPGVRKNDFNNSNLESDFSEAAHYTSDLPDPESGTSFTSVSQGEETCLSYLEDSHTLDDLMPYRAVEDAFSCDSQSLKAGAAASSSGALRSLPKDFDFGLGTAGSSGSLGGENDKDEFTLLGPLPPAPPLPCPVQGSPPPSSSALSDIQQFTNTYQQLETRRSEQSAANLLRQKLQESGMGFDDYPGGDYYGTTAGHSPGHHLLSRGSQNQMNSLRLTSPDSKASESTVPKGYFPSGKKKGRPVGSVNKQKRAQGQMQNTATNIPAASLPSPTAAPQSVSVSSNADEVPRVPTPPDEKPCPSLVPPDETQVVKVDAESEETLPELDVKPVKQKQKKGKECSETPASSGNQRRRRRGMASKEELDTQTSSRGSISLSGIFSDARNNVFAPYVHVEKKMEEIGAVCTIINAEDEKSKGGGKPGHTGVDGPLNTLLPSQLVRKEKENEKSKENWVSEQVDSTLESGKALPTSEYVLPGPVISETGHSGHLLCCLCQKWANYKHLGDLYGPFYPAEYAAKLPKNQPQVRQTLSHFGPAATGMTSIPTEAIPQDTRLQEPQNVKSSAESDCTVSQATNTTSPATIIGTVSPMPLEMPFQNAIASSSTARVTTHAWDTAAELESGLGTSNLQETDAEIASKQLQVESSQQRPQHRKLTSHPRFKRRHKSSEDLPRTVPINSKASLPFQPPPPSLDALGPMAQLAQLPLVPLDPEELWVHESCMVWTSGIYLVNGRLYGLQEALDGARDASCSHCEMAGSTLGCYSKGCTLRYHYICAIDADCSLNEDNFSLRCPKHKGNRMAKPGVVYLEQSERG; encoded by the exons ATGCAGAATTTCCCCAACAGTCCTGTCCCTCTCCACCCAGGGTTCAGCCGTGGAGCAGGCGTAGTCAGTTCCCCATATCAGACCCACCCGTCAGACCTTCAGATCTCCCCCAGGACCTCCGAGGACTATGTGTCCCTTCAGCAGGCCCAGACCAGCCTACAGAGCCACGGGCAGCACTTGCACCTGCGggcccagcagcagcagcacctgCATGCTCCGGTACATGGCTACAGCTCCAGGCGAGCGGTCACAGAGATGCCGCAGAGCAGCGCGGGGGGGAACTCCTACCGAAAGGACAGTATGGATTATTACTTCTCTGTGAGTGGGCGAGACCGAAGCCGAAGAGGTGGAGCCGCTTACGGAGCCGGATTTAGGTACACAAACGTGGATGGGCACCAGTACCAACACCTCTCCGGTTCAGGGTCTTCCTCCGGAATGATTTCTCCCTACTCCATGGACTGTGGCTCTGCAGTCGTGGGGAGTAATAGCAGTGCAGCTGGTTCGTTTTCTCCTTCCCAGCAATACAGTATGGCTCACGCTGCTTCAGTACAATCAAGTGCTCAAATGCATCAACGGCAGAAATATCCCTCACATCAAGGCTTATTACACCAAGGTCAGCATCACCGGACATATGCGCTCTCCGGAAACAGAATCCCCGCTCAGTTCGGACACTACGCCACTATCAATGCAACCTCAGGCTCCTCTGGAATGTATAACTCTCCACCGCAGAGATACGACGTGAGCAGCAGTAGCAGCACAGAAGCCAAAATCAATGACTCTCCCACGCAGTCTAATCCAAATCATCATAGCAGTTCATCAGCTTCCAACAGCTGCGAGGCTATGGGGCAGGGCTACTCCTCGTCAGCACATCCACCGTATTCACCACAGTCGCTTCACAAGCACGGCCCCCATTCCCAGCGTACCCCTCAACACAGCGCTGTCGCAGGCTATGACCTATCCCTCAAAATGCAGCATCTGCACACCAAACTGCCCCATTCCTCTGTCTCCTCCAGCCCGTCTCTGCCCTCACACACCCCTCAAGACCTCACCAAGTCTCCTATGCACACTCAAAATCAACAGGCTCAGATTCATCAGAACTTCAGTCCTATCTCTAATCCCTCCCCAGCTCCATCTGCGGTGCAGTCTCCAAGCTGCAGCTCGTCCTCATCTCCTCTGCTGGGGGTCTCGGAGGGAAACAGTGCTCAGCTGCAGGCGTCTTCACACCCTGCTGCCCCAAACGCACGCAGCAGCCAGAGTCACGCACGCCTCCTGCAGGCCGTCCCCCAGCTGAGCCCCACTCCCCATTCCAATAGCAGCATCAGTAGCTGTGGTAGCGGAGGTGGAAATAAGTCTGCCGTTCTGAATCACAGTGCAGGGATTGGTCATGCCAATATGGGGCAGAACCGAATGGGGCCAGGTCTCCGGAGTGGTCCGGGGGAAGATAGCTCCCTGTTCCCTCATGACAAACACCTACCGGACCCTGGTCTTAACAGTCTCAATGCTCTGACTTCTCAAGTGGAAAACCTACCGAATACAGTCCAGCACATGCTGCTAACCGACACTGTGCTGCCCCAGAGGAAGAGCAGAGATGCTGCCCCTCACTTTCAGATGCAGCAGGGGTCTCACTCTTTACCTGGCAACCAGAACAAATCTGGAAACTCCAGCACTGCTGGTCGGATCTTAACAAATGAAGAAAGCTCTGAGATGCTGGAAACAAAAGGCCATCAAAAATTAGAAAGGAAAAGAGTTAGGCAGGAAAGTGGTACAAGCAATGAATCTGAGCCACAGAGCTACCTGCCATCACAAAGGCAGATGCCCTCAGATAAGAGTCAGCAGGGCCTGGATCTCCAGGTCAACACTGGAGTCATCTCAACAGCTTCAAAACAGTCTTCTGTTAGAGAGTCTCAAGCAAAGACTCCAGAAACCCTCACCCCCTCCTCCACTTCACCACCATCAGGTCATCCTACTGCAGAACCCAGCCCAAAACTACAGGTGTATCCCCCTGCTCCAGCCTCTCCCATTCACTCCGCATGTCTAAACTCTGTGGCAGATAGAGACCTAGGTAAAGATGATGAGAAGGGAACTAAGGGACCACAAATCAAAATGATAAAAGATGAAGAAAGCGATGATGAATGTGCAGATCCTCCGTGTCATAGAACGAGTTCAGAGAACAGACTGTTGGTTCCTCTCAAACAGGCCGAGCGAGAGTCCTGTGCTCAATCATTAGAAAATCCCAGTAAAAATGTGAATGTTCCAGAACAACACAATGTTGGAGGTGTAGGGGTTATTGTCTCTGCTCGTTCTGAACTGAACACAGAATCAAGCAAGCACACAGGAGTCAAATCTCCACGTTACAGTGTTTCTCATTACCCAAACAAACCCAGCAGTATTGAGGAGCAGCATGATGTCAATGTCTTAAAAGAGACGAGAAACCAGAATGGAGAAGGAGAGATGTCCATGGAAGCATATGTGTCACAGTATGATATTTCCCCTAAACGAGAATTTGGCCAAAGCATTGTTTCTGTTCAATCTCACCcagtgtcatttaaatgcagCAATCCAGAGGTACAATACACTGCCGTAAAGAGCAAGGACAAATTAGGGCTAGGTAGTGTTATGGGTGCAAATAGAGGCCAGAATTACCATACACTACAGGCCAGCTATGGGTCTATTGCCAGAAAGGAGATTGCTGGTGTATTTGCTATGGAGGGGGGAAGAGGAATGGTCTCAAGAAGCCAGGATAACAGTTCTCAGTTTCAGCAGGTATTTCCAAGCCTTTTACAAGAAGTCCTTCAAGGCCATCACTTGGATCGCCGCTATGTACGTGCTGAACAGACATCTAGTGCTCATCAACATTCTCAAGATACGTCTCAGCACCGTTTTCAAACCAGACTACCTTACAGTATGATTGAAAACTTGAGTTCACATTCAATGGGCTCTCAATCAGTTATGGGGGGACTTAATGTCCAGTTTAGTCAATTGGCCCCTGGAAAATCTCCAAACTCAAGTCAGGGACCAGATAGTGAGATTGGTTTAGGCCCTTCTCATCCCTCTTGGGATTCTGAAGCACATAAGACTCACGGGATCTCCATAGAGAAAAGCAAAACTAGTCTGTCTCCCAGCCAGTCCTCCCACATGCAGCAGTCTTTAGATCTCTCAACAGGAGCCCCTCCAAAGCACATCAACCTGGCTGACTATTCTTTGCAGCACAGAAAACCATCCAGATATGGTACCTCTCCTTCAGCTGTAGAACAATTGCTTTTACAGGAAGCTGAGCCACTGGCATGCAATGTAGGTCCTGTCGGCCATGTTCAATCCCAGGCATCCTCATCCTCTGGAAGGCGCTCGGTAATCTGTGATGTGTCGCCTTCTCGACGAACAAcaccagaaagagagagaggatcCTCTGGACCCTCAGTCATTCAGCAGCCGTTTTCTTCTGGGTCTAATGAGCAAGACTGCTGCAAGGAAGAAATTAAAGCAAAGAAAGCACAAATCAAGGAGGACCCATCAAAGGTTGAAGCTGCAGGTCAGAACACAGATCGCTACTGCAGCACACCACCCAGTAAGGAGTCTAATAAGCCTCTTCGCCATCCTGTAGATAGTGATTCTGACTTAGAAAAGACCAGGAGTGCCAAAGGCAACAGTGATGCCCTCAGCAACCTGCCATATCTTTCACAAATGCCCACAAACCCCTTGTCCTCACCACAGAGACTACAGTCATTTTCACAGGCTGTTGATGGCTTAAGGGCATATGGCTTCGGTGATGCAACGGATGGACAAAAAATGATCTCTCATGCTGGACCACATCAACCGTTCCATACGCTATCAGCATATTCTAAGACCACAGCCTCTACAAACAAGTTACAAGTGTTTCCACAGAGTTTGCCTCCTCAAGACAGACCTGACTGGACTCCTGACAGACAAAAGCTTCGAGGTATGGACAGGCACGGTCCTCAGAGAATCCCCGAACAGAAATGTAAAAGCCAGCCTTCAAGTGAAACTCTGTCTAGTCCACATCGTATATCTCAACAACACTCTTATCCTGGTGCACAGTTTGACCTGAAAATGTGGGATGCTTATCCTGAAAAAGAGGGAGCTGCGCAATCACTGGCTGCAGTCCCTCGTGAGCATGTTGGTTCTCAACCAATTACAAATTCTGGCCCCAAAATTGCAAAAGAGGACATCTCAGATAAGGGTGCAGAAGACACAGTCAAATCCTTCCACTCATTGGCACCGGCTAGTACTAATGCTGGGCACACCGTCAAGGCAACCCAAGGCATTCAGCAGGGGCAGAGAGTAACTAAAACTGGAGCATTGGCTGAAACTAATCCCCTAATCATGAGAAGGAGAGTTAGATCTTTTATTTCCCCTATTCCTGCTAAGAGGCAGCATCAGGATGTTCCAGCTCAGCGGCCAGGATCAGCATACCACTCCCCAATAGCTCAAGCCTACCCTGAATCTAGAATTGCAACCAACAGTTGTTCTGGTAGTTTGGATTCTCAGGCCAAATTGCCATCTCCCAAGACACCGCATTCCATATCCAGTGCTAACTCGCCTCCTCAGTCCAAAGCAAAGTTTCTTCCCCCAAGAAAGGGGCGTGGCTTGAAACTTGAGGCGATTGTGCAGAAAATTACTCCTGGCGTGAGAAAAAATGACTTCAACAATAGTAACTTGGAATCGGACTTTTCAGAAGCAGCTCATTACACCTCTGACTTGCCGGACCCAGAGAGTGGTACATCGTTTACTAGTGTTTCTCAAGGTGAGGAGACCTGTTTATCTTACCTTGAGGATTCTCATACTTTAGATGACCTTATGCCATACAGAGCAGTTGAAGATGCATTCTCATGTGACTCTCAGTCTCTCAAAGCAGGTGCAGCTGCTTCTAGCAGCGGTGCCCTCAGAAGTTTGCCAAAAGATTTCGACTTTGGCTTAGGTACTGCTGGCTCTTCAGGGTCTTTGGGGGGTGAAAATGATAAGGATGAATTTACTTTGTTGGGACCCCTTCCACCAGCTCCTCCATTGCCTTGTCCTGTACAGGGATCACCTCCTCCATCTTCATCTGCATTGTCAGACATACAACAATTCACAAACACTTAtcaacagctggaaacaaggcgAAGTGAGCAGTCGGCTGCTAACCTGCTGAGGCAGAAGTTGCAGGAGTCTGGCATGGGCTTTGACGATTACCCAGGAGGGGATTACTATGGGACCACTGCTGGCCATAGTCCTGGACATCACCTACTGTCCAGAGGTTCACAAAACCAGATGAATTCTCTCAGGTTGACAAGTCCAGACTCTAAAGCATCAGAAAGCACTGTGCCCAAAGGTTATTTCCCATCAGGAAAGAAAAAAGGCCGCCCAGTCGGTAGTGTGAATAAGCAGAAACGTGCCCAAGGACAAATGCAGAATACAGCAACTAACATACCTGCAGCTTCTCTTCCCTCACCTACAGCTGCACCTCAGTCTGTTTCAGTCTCGAGCAATGCTGATGAAGTGCCCCGAGTACCAACACCACCTGATGAGAAACCCTGCCCATCTCTGGTCCCTCCCGATGAAACCCAAGTGGTGAAGGTGGATGCAGAAAGCGAGGAGACCCTGCCAGAGTTGGATGTAAAGCCTgttaaacaaaaacagaaaaagggGAAAGAGTGCAGCGAGACTCCTGCCTCAAGTGGCAATCAGAGAAGGAGAAGAAGAGGAATGGCTTCCAAAGAGGAGCTGGACACTCAGACGAGCAGTAGGGGAAGCATTAGTCTCAGTGGAATATTCTCTGATGCCAGGAATAATGTTTTTGCTCCTTACGTACATGTGGAGAAAAAGATGGAAGAAATTGGGGCAGTCTGTACAATAATTAACGCAGAGGATGAAAAGTCAAAAGGTGGAGGCAAACCTGGTCACACGGGGGTTGATGGCCCTTTAAACACCCTGCTGCCATCTCAGCTTGTGAGAAAAGAAAAGGAGAATGAAAAATCAAAAGAGAACTGGGTTTCAGAGCAAGTTGATTCAACCTTGGAGTCAGGGAAAGCACTTCCTACATCCGAGTATGTTCTGCCAGGGCCTGTGATATCCGAAACTGGACACAGCGGTCACCTGTTGTGCTGCCTTTGTCAGAAATGGGCCAACTACAAACATCTTGGAGATCTCTATGGTCCTTTTTACCCAGCCGAGTATGCAGCCAAGCTCCCTAAGAATCAACCTCAAGTCCGACAAACCTTGTCCCATTTTGGGCCAGCTGCCACAGGTATGACATCCATTCCAACAGAAGCGATTCCCCAGGATACAAGATTACAAGAACCTCAGAATGTCAAGTCATCTGCAGAAAGCGATTGCACAGTAAGCCAGGCAACAAACACAACATCCCCAGCCACTATCATTGGCACTGTTTCTCCAATGCCTTTGGAAATGCCTTTCCAGAATGCTATAGCCAGCAGCTCTACTGCAAGGGTAACAACTCATGCTTGGGATACGGCAGCCGAGCTGGAAAGTGGACTGGGTACATCAAATTTACAAGAAACAGACGCTGAAATCGCATCAAAGCAGTTGCAGGTAGAAAGTTCACAGCAAAGGCCCCAGCACAGAAAACTGACATCTCATCCACGCTTCAAAAGAAGACACAAATCCAGCGAAGATTTGCCTCGAACTGTCCCAATTAACAGCAAAGCCTCCCTGCCCTTCCAGCCTCCACCCCCAAGCCTGGATGCTCTGGGCCCCATGGCTCAGCTGGCGCAGCTCCCGCTGGTGCCTCTGGACCCTGAGGAGCTGTGGGTGCACGAGAGCTGCATGGTGTGGACCAGTGGCATATACCTGGTCAATGGGAGACTCTATGGCCTTCAGGAAGCACTGGATGGTGCTAGAGATGCG AGCTGCTCTCATTGTGAGATGGCGGGCTCCACCCTCGGCTGCTACAGTAAAGGCTGCACGCTGAGGTACCACTACATTTGTGCCATAGACGCAG ATTGCTCTCTTAACGAAGACAACTTTTCTTTGAGGTGTCCAAAGCACAAG GGCAACAGGATGGCCAAGCCTGGAGTGGTGTATCTGGAGCAGTCGGAGCGCGGATGA